A stretch of the Salmo salar chromosome ssa20, Ssal_v3.1, whole genome shotgun sequence genome encodes the following:
- the LOC106580877 gene encoding frizzled-9 — MEGSPLKILISLWCPLMIAAYSVELGTYDLERDRPAKCEPIVIPMCQGIGYNMTRMPNFMDHENQKEAAIKLNEFAPLVDYGCDVHLRFFLCSLYAPMCTDKVSTSIPACRPMCEQARQKCSPIMEKFHYAWPDSLDCSRLPTKNDPNALCMEAPENDTKTDIKKGEDMPFVPPRPRQPGSSNGRSMGSLGSCENPEKFHYVEKSQSCAPRCSSAVDVFWSRRDKDFAFIWMTVWSTLCFVSTAFTVLTFLLDPHRFQYPERPIIFLSMCYNVYSVAFIIRSVAGAENIACDRENGELYIIQEGLESTGCTIVFLILYYFGMASSIWWVILTLTWFLAAGKKWGHEAIESHSNYFHMAAWGIPALKTIVILTMRKVAGDELTGLCYVGSMDSGALTGFVLIPLSCYLVIGTSFVLTGFVALFHIRKVMKTEGTNTEKLEKLMVKIGIYSILYTVPATCVIICYFYERLNMDYWKFIGLEVKCVSFPGRRNEDCSLEASVPTVVVFMLKIFMSLVVGITSGVWVWSSKTLQTWQGLCSRKLASDRTSRKPCGSVSCSSTHCHYKAPAVVLNMPKTDPYSDSPTHV; from the coding sequence ATGGAGGGGTCTCCTTTGAAGATACTGATTTCTCTCTGGTGTCCACTCATGATTGCTGCCTACAGTGTGGAGCTAGGAACATACGACCTAGAACGAGACAGACCAGCCAAATGCGAACCCATAGTAATTCCCATGTGCCAGGGCATTGGCTACAACATGACCAGAATGCCCAATTTTATGGACCATGAAAACCAAAAGGAGGCTGCCATCAAGCTGAATGAGTTTGCACCTCTGGTGGATTACGGCTGTGATGTGCACCTCCGTttcttcctctgctctctctacgCCCCAATGTGCACTGATAAAGTGTCTACCTCGATCCCAGCCTGCAGGCCCATGTGTGAGCAGGCCAGGCAGAAGTGCTCACCCATTATGGAGAAGTTCCACTACGCATGGCCTGACTCGCTGGATTGCTCCAGGCTCCCGACCAAGAATGACCCCAACGCGCTGTGCATGGAGGCTCCAGAGAACGACACCAAGACGGATATCAAGAAGGGAGAGGACATGCCTTTTGTTCCCCCTCGGCCCAGGCAACCGGGTAGCAGTAACGGGCGCTCCATGGGCAGTCTTGGTTCCTGCGAGAACCCAGAGAAGTTCCATTACGTGGAGAAGAGCCAGTCGTGTGCTCCTCGCTGCTCTTCTGCAGTGGACGTGTTCTGGTCCAGACGGGACAAGGACTTTGCCTTCATCTGGATGACGGTGTGGTCAACACTCTGTTTTGTCTCCACGGCCTTCACCGTTCTTACCTTCCTCCTGGACCCCCACCGCTTCCAGTACCCCGAGCGGCCCATCATCTTCCTCTCCATGTGTTACAACGTCTACTCTGTGGCCTTCATCATCCGCTCAGTGGCCGGGGCCGAGAACATCGCCTGCGACCGGGAGAATGGTGAGCTCTACATCATCCAAGAGGGGCTGGAGTCCACAGGCTGCACCATCGTCTTCCTCATCCTCTACTACTTCGGTATGGCCTCGTCCATCTGGTGGGTCATCCTCACCCTCACCTGGTTCCTGGCCGCTGGTAAGAAGTGGGGCCACGAGGCCATTGAGTCCCACAGCAACTACTTCCACATGGCCGCCTGGGGCATCCCAGCTCTGAAGACCATCGTCATCCTCACCATGAGGAAGGTGGCAGGGGATGAGCTGACGGGTCTGTGCTACGTGGGCAGCATGGACTCTGGCGCGCTCACCGGCTTTgtgctcatccctctctcctgctacctGGTCATTGGCACGTCCTTCGTCCTAACCGGCTTTGTGGCGCTATTCCACATCCGCAAGGTGATGAAAACCGAAGGCACCAACACGGAGAAGCTGGAGAAGCTGATGGTGAAAATTGGCATTTACTCCATCCTGTACACAGTGCCCGCCACCTGCGTCATCATCTGCTACTTCTACGAGAGGCTTAACATGGATTACTGGAAGTTCATAGGTCTGGAAGTCAAGTGCGTGTCGTTCCCCGGGCGCCGGAACGAGGACTGCTCCCTGGAGGCGTCGGTGCCCACCGTGGTGGTGTTCATGCTGAAGATCTTCATGTCTCTGGTGGTGGGCATCAccagtggtgtgtgggtgtggagcTCCAAGACCCTGCAGACCTGGCAGGGCCTATGCAGCAGAAAGCTGGCATCAGACAGGACTAGCAGGAAGCCCTGTGGCAGCGTGAGCTGCAGCAGCACACACTGTCATTACAAAGCCCCTGCCGTGGTGCTCAACATGCCCAAGACAGACCCTTACTCAGACAGCCCCACACATGTCTGA